Within Deltaproteobacteria bacterium, the genomic segment TACATTCGTGGCTTTGACAGCATACGGATGCTCGAAGCATAAAACACAGGGCAATGCTGCAAACGGACAGATCCAGCAGAAAAAAGAAAAATGCAAGACCATGTACAAATCCACCATGATGCCCAAGGAAGTATCAAGTACCCCGGGCAAGGATTCCATGGGCATGGAGATGGTACCGTTCCAGGTCTGCGAACAGACAGAAAAGGAAAAGTCCCTTGCACCGGGGACCGTTCAAATATCATCGAGACTCCAGCAGATGTACGGTGTAACGCTCGGTGCCGTAAAAAACAGGAAACTTACATTTTCCGTACGTAACGATGCAATCATCAGATATGATGAAACACGGCTGAAGGACATCAACATAAGGTTTTCCGGATATATTCAAAAACTGTATGCCGATTATAAAGGCATGATGGTGTACAAAGGCCAGCCCCTGTTTACGATCTATTCCCCGGAGCTTTTATCGGCGGAACAGGAATACCTTCTCGTTGTCAATAATCCCTATTCGGCAAACAACAGGGAACTTGTCCATGCTGCCGAGCAGAAACTGAGACTATGGAACATCACCGGCAGGCAGATACAGGAGATTAAGAAGGCGGGCAGGGCTTATGACACACTTTCTTTCTACGCACCCTTCACCGGTTATATCATCGAAAAACACGTTGTTCAGGGACAGCATGTCGATGCCGGGCAGACATTATTCAGGATCGCGGACTTGAGCGATGTATGGGTAATGGTTGATATATACGAAAGTCAGATTCCGTTTGTCCGCACAGGGCAGCAGGTGAGCCTGCAGCTCCTGGCATTCCCCGGAAAAGAGATAAAAGGCAGGATCGATTATATATATCCCTATCTGGATAACGGGACCAGGACCGTAAAAGCGCGGGTAGTCATATCCAATCCAGGGTATCACATTAAACCGGACATGTACGGCTCTGCAGTTATCCGGGACGAAATCGGAGAGAAGCTTGCAGTGCCTGCCGATGCTGTCATGAACACGGGGACAAGGCAGGTGGTGTTTGTGGACAGGGGTGATGGCTACTTTGAGCCGCGTACCGTAAAGCTCGGCGAGCACGTGGACAGATATTATGTCGTGATTTCAGGGCTCGTGTCGGGGGACAGGGTCGTGACAAACCCGGTGTTCCTGATCGATGCGGAATCCAATCTTAACGAGGCAAGCGGTGCAATCGGTTCAATGCCGGGTATGGAAATGAACAGCGGTAAAAAGGTTCAAGGTCCGCAGAAGTCAGTGGAAAGGCCATCAGAACAGAAGACGGCTCCAGTAAATCAGGACAATTCCATGCCCGGGATGAAGATGTGAATATGAAGAAATTCAAGATGCTACATTCAAGGTTCAATATTCAGGAATGCCATGATTAACCGTATCATCGAGTACTGCGCAAAAAATAAATTTATCGTGTTCCTCGGTACGGCCTTTCTGATCGGATGGGGAATATGGGTGATCAACAAAACGCCGCTGGAGGCAATCCCGGACCTTACGCCGGTGCAGGTGATAATTTATACAAAATGGGAAGGCCAGAGCCCGAACATCATAGAGGATCAGGTAACCTATCCCATTGTAACCGCCTTGATCTCCGCACCGAACGTTCAGGTTGTACGGGGCCTGTCCACGTTCGGATATTCGTACGTGTATGTTCTGTTCAAAGACGGGACCAACATGTACTGGGCGCGGAGCAGGGTGCTGGAATATCTCCAGCAGATCAACGGTAAACTCCCGCCGGGTGTCAATCCTACGCTCGGGCCCGATGCAACAGGTATCGGCTGGGGACTTGAGTATGTGCTGCTGGATAAGGGACACAGGTATAACCTTGCCGACCTGAGGACGTTCCAGGACTGGTATCTGAGATACTGGCTTGAATCCGTTCACGGTGTATCCGAGGTGGCAGGAATCGGTGGATACCAAAAGGAGTTCAGGGTAAACGTCTATCCGGCCAGGCTTCAGGCATACCATATTCCTTTGAGCAGGGTCATAGATGCTGTCAGACATTCAAACAACGATGTCGGCGGCGCATCCATAGAGATCAACGGCACGGAGTTTGTCATCAGGGGCAACGGCTACATTGAGTCATTGAAAGACCTCGGCAATACCGTTGTTTATGCCTCGCCTCACGGGACCCCGGTCCTTTTGAAGGACATCGCGGATATAAAATATGATGCGGTCATGAGACGGGGGATTGCGGATTATAACGGCACAGGCGATGTCGTGGGAGGTATCGTTATTGTCCGCTACGGCGCGGATATGTATAAGATCCTGAATGACGTAAAGGCGAAGATCAAACAGATTACACCATCGCTTCCCAAAGGCGTCGAACTAAAGATCGTTTACGATCAATCCAAATTGATCAAGAGGTCCGTTGCAACGCTGCGGGAAAAGCTCATTGAGGAAAGTATTATCGTAAGTATTGTTTCCATCATATTCCTCTACAGCATTACCAGTGCACTTGTCGCTATTGTAATCTTACCTCTTGCTATTTTGATGGCCCTAATCGGCATGTACTATGTAGGGGTATCATCCAATATTATGTCTCTCGGCGGCATAGCGATCGCGATCGGCGCTATGGTGGACGCCTCGATCGTGATGATAGAGAATGCAAATAAATTCCTGGAGCAGGAACATAATCTCACCAACAAAAGGCGTGAAGAGATTATCATACAGGCTGCAAAACTCGTCGGCAGGCCCCTGTTCTTTTCCCTGCTCGTTATAGCGGTCGCATTCCTGCCGATCTTTGCTCTCACAGGGCCAGAGGGAAAGCTCTTCAGGCCGCTTGCGTATACAAAAACCTTCTCCATGTTGTTTGCAGCATTCCTCTCCATTACCCTGGGACCGACGTTAATGACCCTCTTCATACGCGGGAAGATCACGCCGGAAGAAAAAAATCCGATCAACCGCCTTATGATCCGGGTTTATCACCCGGTCGCCCTGTTTGCGCTCAAGCACAAAAGGCTTATCCTTATTTCAGCGGTCCTGATTATCTTAACCATCATATTCCCTTTCACACGGCTCG encodes:
- a CDS encoding efflux RND transporter periplasmic adaptor subunit; translation: MKRYFIILGITFVALTAYGCSKHKTQGNAANGQIQQKKEKCKTMYKSTMMPKEVSSTPGKDSMGMEMVPFQVCEQTEKEKSLAPGTVQISSRLQQMYGVTLGAVKNRKLTFSVRNDAIIRYDETRLKDINIRFSGYIQKLYADYKGMMVYKGQPLFTIYSPELLSAEQEYLLVVNNPYSANNRELVHAAEQKLRLWNITGRQIQEIKKAGRAYDTLSFYAPFTGYIIEKHVVQGQHVDAGQTLFRIADLSDVWVMVDIYESQIPFVRTGQQVSLQLLAFPGKEIKGRIDYIYPYLDNGTRTVKARVVISNPGYHIKPDMYGSAVIRDEIGEKLAVPADAVMNTGTRQVVFVDRGDGYFEPRTVKLGEHVDRYYVVISGLVSGDRVVTNPVFLIDAESNLNEASGAIGSMPGMEMNSGKKVQGPQKSVERPSEQKTAPVNQDNSMPGMKM
- a CDS encoding CusA/CzcA family heavy metal efflux RND transporter; translation: MINRIIEYCAKNKFIVFLGTAFLIGWGIWVINKTPLEAIPDLTPVQVIIYTKWEGQSPNIIEDQVTYPIVTALISAPNVQVVRGLSTFGYSYVYVLFKDGTNMYWARSRVLEYLQQINGKLPPGVNPTLGPDATGIGWGLEYVLLDKGHRYNLADLRTFQDWYLRYWLESVHGVSEVAGIGGYQKEFRVNVYPARLQAYHIPLSRVIDAVRHSNNDVGGASIEINGTEFVIRGNGYIESLKDLGNTVVYASPHGTPVLLKDIADIKYDAVMRRGIADYNGTGDVVGGIVIVRYGADMYKILNDVKAKIKQITPSLPKGVELKIVYDQSKLIKRSVATLREKLIEESIIVSIVSIIFLYSITSALVAIVILPLAILMALIGMYYVGVSSNIMSLGGIAIAIGAMVDASIVMIENANKFLEQEHNLTNKRREEIIIQAAKLVGRPLFFSLLVIAVAFLPIFALTGPEGKLFRPLAYTKTFSMLFAAFLSITLGPTLMTLFIRGKITPEEKNPINRLMIRVYHPVALFALKHKRLILISAVLIILTIIFPFTRLGSEFMPPLNEGTILYMPSTIPGISITQSRQMLQVTDRIIKSFPEVTSVFGKAGKADTSTDPAPLEMIETIINLKPQSQWPSGVTWKGLINQMNAALNVPGVTNAWTMPIKGRTDMLTTGIRTPVGIKIYGPSLGEMENIGKMLESTLGKIPGTRSVFAERAVGGHYIDFDINREAIARYGLTISNVEDVIETAIGGMSIGKVIDGRERFAIALRYPRELRDNTDNLKMTLVPTPSGAQIPIGELASIHRVNGPPMIRDENGMLSDWVYVDLNTSNIGGYVERAKKAVNDEIIKKGMLPAGYTLEWTGEYKYMEHAKKTLMIVIPLTLFIVFLLLYFNKHSVTEALIVMLAIPFSLTGAFWGLYIVHYELSVAVWVGIIALAGVDAETGVVMLVYLDEAYHRWIDEGKMHTENDLKESIMYGAVQRIRPKMMTVVAIIMGLAPIMWSHGSGADVMKRIAMPMIGGVFTSAIMELVVYPVIYLYWKRRTLPRE